A genomic segment from Bryobacteraceae bacterium encodes:
- a CDS encoding peptidylprolyl isomerase produces MRVRLHPIVFAAAAALVSVSCKTGTPANVAAEVNGRPISFDDLDKQYKLQFQSPSPESSEDQVAIQKLEILRSMVDNEIMLQRAEKLSLVALDSDVEARFNDIKAPYTQEEFQRQLNARKITAEEFKAQLRRDLSIQKLFNKEITSKISITDKDVADFYNANKASFNLAEPQVHLAQILVTPTPDPNVRNLKSDKAINDDQARQKIQMIEARLKQGEDFAMLAQAFSEDANTASNGGDLGFVPESSLEQAHPELRKMVMALQPGQSSPIVRTPEGYRILRVVSKEPAGQRELNDPRVQQTIRETLINRKDQLLKAVYYEIARNEAKVANYYAQGLFSKFSEGK; encoded by the coding sequence ATGAGGGTCCGTCTTCATCCCATCGTTTTTGCCGCCGCCGCGGCGCTTGTGTCGGTGAGTTGCAAGACCGGCACGCCGGCCAATGTTGCGGCGGAAGTCAACGGCCGGCCGATCAGTTTCGACGATCTCGACAAACAGTACAAGCTCCAGTTTCAGTCGCCCAGCCCGGAGAGCAGTGAAGACCAGGTGGCGATCCAAAAGCTGGAGATCCTGCGGAGCATGGTGGACAACGAGATCATGCTGCAACGGGCCGAAAAGCTGAGCCTGGTGGCGCTCGATAGTGACGTTGAGGCGCGCTTCAACGATATCAAGGCGCCCTACACGCAGGAAGAGTTCCAGCGGCAGTTGAACGCCCGAAAGATCACCGCTGAGGAGTTCAAGGCGCAGCTCCGGCGAGACCTGAGCATCCAGAAACTGTTCAACAAGGAGATCACGTCGAAGATTTCCATCACTGACAAAGACGTCGCCGACTTCTACAACGCCAACAAGGCGAGCTTCAACCTCGCCGAACCGCAAGTGCACCTGGCGCAGATTCTGGTGACGCCGACGCCGGACCCCAATGTCCGCAATCTCAAGAGCGACAAGGCGATCAATGACGATCAGGCGCGGCAGAAGATCCAGATGATCGAGGCGCGGCTGAAACAAGGCGAGGATTTCGCGATGCTGGCGCAGGCTTTCTCCGAGGACGCCAATACGGCTTCGAACGGCGGCGACCTCGGCTTCGTGCCCGAATCGTCGCTCGAACAGGCCCACCCGGAGCTGCGCAAGATGGTGATGGCGCTCCAGCCGGGGCAGAGCTCGCCGATCGTGCGTACGCCCGAAGGCTACCGCATCCTGCGCGTGGTTTCGAAGGAACCCGCGGGGCAGCGCGAACTGAACGATCCGCGAGTGCAGCAGACCATCCGCGAGACGCTCATCAACCGCAAGGATCAGCTTCTCAAGGCCGTCTATTACGAAATCGCGCGCAATGAGGCCAAGGTGGCGAACTACTACGCGCAGGGATTGTTCAGCAAATTCAGCGAGGGCAAGTAG
- a CDS encoding sulfatase-like hydrolase/transferase — MRPILLLFAAALAAFAAPPNFVLIISDDHGWRDYGFMGHPNIRTPNIDKLAKEGLTITRGYVPTSLCRPSLASIMTGLYPHQHRITSNDPAGEARDPDNRKPMVDIFQESKPMAGMLVEKKGYVAHQSGKWWEGECRCGGFTECMTHGDVRRGGRHGDEGLKIGRETMQPVFDFIDRAGDDPFFLWYAPFLPHTPHNPPDRLLDKYKAKDLPIEIAKYYAMVEWLDETIGQLLGHLEKRGVLNNTVIAYLADNGWTQKTEGIPFWESRSKLSPYDDGVRTPIILWAPGRIRPERDDRSLASSVDLATTLLPMAGLRPLPEMPGIDLTDVTARKRRHDIYGSLFAHTAVDIRDPRANLKYRWMIDGDYKLVVPYLPNRGVELWPGRPNVSWSLPRTELFDIVHDPAETKDLSSRAPDVLERMRGALDRWWKVD, encoded by the coding sequence ATGCGACCAATCCTCCTGCTTTTCGCCGCCGCCCTCGCAGCTTTCGCCGCGCCGCCCAATTTCGTGCTGATCATCTCCGACGACCACGGCTGGCGCGACTACGGCTTCATGGGCCATCCCAATATTCGAACCCCGAACATCGACAAGCTTGCGAAGGAGGGGCTCACCATTACGCGCGGTTACGTGCCCACGTCGTTGTGCCGTCCGTCGCTCGCCTCGATCATGACCGGCCTCTACCCGCACCAGCATCGCATCACTTCGAACGACCCTGCCGGGGAAGCGCGCGACCCGGACAACCGCAAGCCGATGGTGGACATCTTTCAGGAATCGAAACCCATGGCAGGCATGCTCGTCGAAAAGAAGGGCTACGTGGCGCATCAATCGGGCAAGTGGTGGGAAGGCGAGTGCCGCTGCGGCGGCTTTACCGAATGCATGACGCACGGCGACGTAAGGCGCGGCGGGCGTCATGGCGACGAGGGACTGAAGATCGGCCGCGAAACGATGCAGCCCGTCTTCGACTTCATCGATCGCGCCGGAGACGATCCCTTCTTCCTCTGGTACGCACCGTTCCTGCCGCACACCCCCCACAACCCGCCGGACCGCCTGCTCGACAAGTACAAGGCCAAGGACCTGCCGATCGAAATCGCCAAGTACTACGCGATGGTGGAGTGGCTCGACGAAACCATCGGCCAGTTACTCGGACACCTCGAGAAACGCGGTGTGCTGAACAACACCGTGATCGCCTATCTCGCCGACAACGGCTGGACCCAGAAGACGGAAGGTATCCCGTTCTGGGAGAGCCGCTCAAAGCTTTCTCCGTATGACGATGGCGTTCGGACTCCGATTATTCTATGGGCGCCCGGGCGCATTCGCCCCGAACGCGACGACCGCTCTCTCGCCTCCTCCGTGGACCTGGCCACCACGCTTCTCCCGATGGCCGGCCTTCGGCCGCTGCCGGAAATGCCTGGTATCGACCTGACGGACGTCACGGCCCGAAAGCGCCGTCACGACATCTACGGATCGCTGTTCGCGCACACAGCGGTGGATATTCGCGACCCTCGGGCAAACCTCAAATACCGCTGGATGATCGACGGCGACTACAAGCTCGTCGTACCCTATCTACCCAATCGGGGCGTCGAGTTGTGGCCCGGACGGCCGAACGTCTCGTGGTCACTACCCCGCACCGAATTGTTCGACATTGTTCACGATCCGGCGGAAACCAAGGACCTCTCTTCCCGCGCGCCTGACGTCCTCGAGCGCATGCGCGGCGCGCTCGACCGCTGGTGGAAGGTTGATTGA
- a CDS encoding TonB-dependent receptor, protein MRNSLYSFLVSLAVATSAYPQAAGRLTGSVVDPTGAAIAGAGISLSLAGSAQVLIEGRTSAEGLFSFPSLGANYYDLRVEQVGFVTTTLRRVKIDVGRETPLPPIRLEIAAVAESVEVTAGVDVVQTTSAEVANTVTNDQVRRLPLLDRSLTSLLLNQAGVSDGRGTVVVNGMRSSYANLSFEGINIQDNYLRNNTLTYQPNLLLLDQVGEFTVATANATAVAPGGGAQVVFTAPSGTNEYHGALYWYNRNNRMAAGDWFDNQAGIDKAFLNQNQVGGRLSGPIFKDKLLFFVNYEAYRNRQQSASTRTILTDSARRGEFVYADAAGNVRTANLLGLRNATIDPAIQSLLQALPSADRANSFLAGDSRPGFLRNTIGFSQQVRDNRDRNNLLAKADYIFSAKNALAVTYAYNTDLSDRPDASVDFTPVPPVVNKNHSHLVSAAWRSNPTATVVNELRGGFNLAPGDFLNSQPTPEYWIAGLSFTYPISNFEQQGRATDTYNLANTTSWFRGTHSLQFGYQQQLVRIAPYNYFGVLPTYTLGMGTGQRALTAAELPGIRAADLAGANGLLATLGGFIDAYDQSFNVNSRTSGFAPGTPQRRHYQLDNHALFVQDQWRLRRGLTVNLGLRWDYQTPMRERDSLLLMPVLRNNNFIETMLSDATLDFAGNGDTRELYRRDRNNFGPNIGIAWDPFGYGRTSIRAGYSVHFVNDYLVAAMENNVGATNDGLTAVVGEAGLSGRLSAGRPAVPVPVLKVPRTFADNYELDPTGAAAGMPDPGMVTPYVQQWNFGIQQEIKGAVFEIRYVGNKSTKQLRALDYNQIDFRAGGFYDDFLRARGNGFLARAAGRGFDPRFNSAIPGSQRTPVFDSFVGGGLLTNGAVAGLIETGEVSQLAHIYTQVGFAPFSFYRNEFIYGANVMTNFSNSSYHSLQIEARRRLRNGISFQTSYTFSKVLSDALGDGQVLFEPFLDFNNSKIERARAPFDLTHSWKANFIYELPFGAGRRFATSGAWSRIAGGWSVSGFLGWQSGTPFSVLSTRGTLNRSGTRSNSNTVNTTLNAHQLDDVVRFTMTGDGPRFIDARFVGPDGRGVAGDGAQFNGQVFFNPDPGSVGALQRRRFTGPTAFSFDGGIQKLTRVTERHSVEIRMEAKNILNHPAFYVGDETSAGSAARFNVNSTRFGLITQTFYDRRAIQFGLYWRF, encoded by the coding sequence ATGCGAAACAGCCTTTACTCGTTCCTCGTCTCGCTCGCCGTGGCGACGTCTGCCTATCCACAGGCAGCCGGACGATTGACCGGGTCCGTCGTCGACCCCACCGGCGCCGCCATCGCCGGCGCCGGCATCTCGCTTTCCCTCGCCGGTTCGGCTCAAGTGCTGATCGAGGGCCGTACGTCGGCCGAAGGGCTCTTCTCGTTTCCCTCGCTCGGAGCCAACTACTACGATCTGCGAGTCGAGCAGGTGGGCTTCGTAACCACCACGCTACGGCGCGTGAAGATCGATGTGGGCCGTGAGACTCCGCTGCCTCCGATCCGCCTGGAGATCGCCGCGGTCGCTGAATCGGTTGAGGTCACGGCCGGCGTGGATGTCGTCCAAACCACGAGCGCCGAAGTCGCCAATACCGTCACCAATGACCAGGTTCGCCGCCTGCCGCTTCTGGACCGCAGTCTCACCAGCCTTCTGCTCAATCAGGCCGGCGTCTCCGACGGGCGTGGCACGGTGGTGGTAAACGGGATGCGGTCGTCCTACGCCAATCTCTCGTTCGAGGGCATCAACATCCAGGACAATTATCTGCGGAACAATACCCTTACCTATCAGCCCAACTTACTCCTGCTTGACCAGGTGGGCGAGTTCACGGTGGCCACCGCGAACGCGACCGCGGTGGCGCCGGGCGGCGGCGCGCAGGTGGTTTTCACCGCGCCGTCGGGTACGAACGAATACCACGGGGCGCTCTACTGGTACAACCGTAACAACCGGATGGCGGCGGGAGACTGGTTCGACAATCAGGCGGGAATCGACAAAGCTTTCCTGAATCAGAACCAGGTTGGCGGGCGTCTCTCCGGGCCCATATTCAAGGACAAGCTCCTGTTCTTCGTGAACTACGAAGCCTACCGGAACCGACAGCAGAGCGCGAGCACGCGCACGATACTCACCGATTCGGCCCGGCGCGGCGAGTTCGTGTACGCCGACGCCGCCGGTAACGTCCGAACCGCGAACCTACTCGGTCTCCGCAATGCAACGATCGATCCGGCCATTCAGTCCCTCCTGCAGGCGCTGCCATCGGCCGATCGCGCGAACTCGTTCCTCGCCGGCGATTCGCGTCCCGGATTCCTTCGCAACACCATCGGCTTTTCCCAGCAGGTCCGCGACAATCGCGACCGAAACAATCTCCTCGCCAAGGCCGACTACATCTTCTCCGCGAAGAACGCACTAGCCGTCACCTACGCCTACAACACGGACCTGTCGGACCGCCCCGACGCGAGCGTCGACTTCACGCCGGTACCGCCCGTAGTCAACAAGAATCACTCACATCTCGTTTCCGCCGCGTGGCGCTCGAATCCGACCGCAACCGTGGTGAACGAACTCCGGGGCGGCTTCAATCTCGCGCCCGGAGATTTCCTCAACTCCCAGCCCACGCCGGAGTATTGGATCGCGGGCCTCTCCTTCACCTACCCGATCAGCAACTTCGAGCAGCAGGGGCGCGCCACCGACACGTACAACTTAGCCAACACAACAAGCTGGTTTCGCGGAACCCACAGCCTCCAGTTCGGCTACCAACAGCAGTTGGTTCGGATCGCTCCCTACAACTACTTCGGCGTGCTGCCCACGTACACATTGGGAATGGGTACGGGGCAGAGGGCTCTCACCGCCGCGGAACTTCCCGGCATCCGCGCCGCGGACCTCGCCGGCGCCAACGGACTCCTCGCCACACTCGGCGGCTTCATCGACGCCTACGATCAATCATTCAACGTGAACAGCCGAACTTCCGGTTTCGCGCCAGGCACACCCCAACGGCGCCACTACCAGCTCGATAATCATGCCCTGTTCGTACAGGACCAGTGGCGCCTGCGCCGCGGACTTACCGTCAACCTCGGCCTGCGTTGGGACTATCAGACACCGATGCGGGAGCGCGACTCCCTCCTGCTGATGCCCGTGCTCCGGAACAACAACTTCATCGAGACCATGCTCTCGGACGCGACGCTCGATTTCGCCGGTAACGGCGACACGCGCGAACTCTACCGGCGGGACCGCAACAACTTCGGCCCTAACATCGGCATCGCCTGGGACCCGTTCGGGTACGGAAGAACCTCCATCCGCGCCGGCTATTCGGTCCACTTCGTCAATGATTATCTGGTGGCGGCCATGGAGAACAACGTCGGAGCCACAAACGATGGCCTCACCGCCGTCGTCGGTGAAGCCGGGCTCAGCGGACGGTTGAGCGCGGGGCGTCCCGCCGTGCCAGTCCCGGTTCTCAAAGTCCCCCGAACGTTCGCGGACAACTACGAACTGGACCCCACCGGAGCCGCCGCCGGAATGCCGGATCCAGGCATGGTGACCCCCTACGTTCAGCAATGGAACTTCGGCATCCAGCAGGAGATCAAAGGCGCCGTGTTCGAGATTCGCTACGTCGGGAACAAGTCCACCAAGCAGCTACGCGCCCTCGACTATAACCAGATTGACTTTCGCGCCGGCGGCTTCTACGACGATTTCCTCCGCGCACGCGGCAATGGCTTCCTCGCACGCGCCGCCGGGCGCGGCTTCGACCCTCGCTTCAACAGCGCGATTCCGGGAAGCCAGCGGACGCCCGTGTTCGACAGCTTCGTCGGCGGCGGGCTCCTTACCAACGGCGCCGTCGCCGGTCTCATCGAAACCGGCGAGGTCTCACAGCTCGCGCACATCTACACGCAGGTCGGGTTCGCGCCGTTCAGCTTCTACCGGAATGAGTTCATCTACGGCGCCAATGTGATGACCAACTTCTCCAACTCGTCCTACCACTCGCTCCAGATAGAGGCCCGCCGCCGGCTTCGGAACGGCATCTCGTTTCAGACCAGCTATACCTTCTCCAAGGTGCTCAGCGACGCCCTCGGCGACGGCCAGGTGTTGTTCGAACCCTTTCTCGATTTCAACAACTCAAAGATCGAACGCGCACGCGCTCCCTTCGACCTGACTCATAGCTGGAAGGCGAACTTCATCTACGAGCTTCCCTTCGGCGCGGGCCGCCGTTTCGCGACGTCGGGCGCCTGGAGCCGCATCGCCGGCGGCTGGAGCGTTTCTGGTTTTCTCGGCTGGCAATCCGGCACTCCCTTCTCTGTCCTCTCAACGCGTGGAACGTTAAATCGTTCCGGCACACGGTCCAATTCGAATACCGTGAACACGACCCTGAACGCGCACCAACTGGACGACGTGGTGCGCTTCACGATGACAGGCGATGGCCCGCGGTTTATCGACGCGCGCTTCGTCGGGCCCGACGGGCGCGGCGTGGCCGGCGATGGCGCCCAATTCAACGGCCAGGTCTTCTTCAATCCGGACCCCGGTTCTGTCGGAGCGTTGCAACGGCGCCGTTTCACCGGCCCAACGGCCTTCTCCTTCGATGGCGGCATCCAGAAGCTGACGCGCGTCACCGAACGCCACTCCGTGGAGATCCGGATGGAGGCCAAGAATATTTTGAATCACCCTGCGTTCTACGTCGGCGACGAGACGTCGGCGGGCTCGGC
- a CDS encoding FAD-dependent oxidoreductase — protein sequence MARHSGTFFYLLLVAAASWAQTRELVDVEAVRAEGDTASFVRRFSVPAQPREIACDILVAGAGAGGLGAALRAAERGHSVCLTEESSWIGGQITAGGVSALDENRFIEFAGGARNYYAMREGIRRYYREHYTLSATARASENLNPGTCYVSPLCFEPKVGVAVLDSMLAPHGTKIQLLMRTRIFDLDMGGGMVRSALAYRFDTKEIVRIRPRWVLDATELGDLLPMAGVPYVTGSEARADTGEPHAAADANTACVQSFTYPFAIDVRPGENHRGPKPQQYEQFRDGQPFAVRLYYPEEYGWRGWFQYRMFGDDPPVPNNMSPGPFFGWRRLIDSRNFAGPNAPGDLALINWPRQDYHTESILDRTPADEARVLQQAKRLSVAFLHWLQTDLPRDDGKGNGYPELRLRKDVMGTEDGLSKVPYFRESRRIVPRSGRVVEQDIVAEYQPGSRARWFDDSVGTAFYMVDIHPCGANEKGRMMMPRPFQVPMSTLVPQKVSNLLAAGKNIGVTHLTNGAFRLHPVEWNVGEAAATVASLALTGGRFPEPRMVQRELARAGAPLVWFDDLHPTHPAFAAIQTGAIEGWYPLSDGDLHASPDAPVSRREAAHALSRYFGVPVVDPVQLAVARGWMAVDHRNWFHGDLPFYWTDIREEKLPAPLPAARGGRTGPVKRAEFAERLAATR from the coding sequence ATGGCTCGACACTCCGGAACTTTCTTCTATCTCTTACTCGTAGCAGCTGCTTCCTGGGCGCAGACACGCGAGTTAGTGGACGTTGAGGCGGTCCGGGCGGAAGGGGACACGGCAAGCTTTGTCCGTCGATTCAGCGTGCCCGCCCAGCCACGCGAAATCGCCTGCGACATCCTGGTGGCCGGCGCCGGGGCGGGTGGACTGGGCGCGGCGCTGCGAGCCGCGGAGCGCGGGCATTCCGTTTGTCTAACCGAGGAAAGCAGCTGGATCGGCGGGCAGATCACGGCGGGCGGCGTTTCCGCTCTGGACGAGAACCGGTTCATTGAGTTCGCCGGCGGCGCCCGGAATTACTACGCGATGCGCGAAGGGATTCGCCGCTATTACCGCGAACACTACACGCTGAGCGCCACAGCTCGCGCGTCGGAGAACCTGAATCCGGGAACGTGCTATGTGTCGCCGCTGTGCTTTGAGCCAAAGGTCGGCGTCGCCGTGCTCGATTCGATGCTTGCGCCGCATGGGACGAAGATTCAGTTGCTCATGCGGACGCGCATTTTCGATCTTGATATGGGCGGCGGTATGGTCCGATCCGCGCTGGCGTATCGATTCGACACCAAGGAAATAGTACGGATCCGGCCGCGGTGGGTGCTCGACGCCACCGAGTTGGGCGACCTGCTGCCGATGGCCGGCGTCCCGTACGTCACGGGTTCCGAGGCGCGGGCCGACACAGGCGAGCCGCACGCGGCTGCGGACGCCAATACAGCGTGCGTGCAGAGCTTCACCTACCCGTTTGCGATCGACGTGCGTCCGGGCGAGAATCACCGTGGGCCGAAGCCGCAGCAGTATGAGCAGTTTCGCGACGGGCAGCCGTTCGCGGTGCGGCTCTACTATCCGGAGGAGTACGGCTGGCGGGGCTGGTTTCAATACCGGATGTTCGGCGACGACCCACCGGTGCCGAATAACATGTCGCCGGGGCCTTTTTTTGGCTGGCGGCGCCTGATTGACTCGCGCAACTTCGCGGGCCCGAACGCACCGGGCGATTTGGCGCTGATCAACTGGCCGCGCCAGGACTACCATACCGAGTCCATTCTGGATCGCACGCCCGCCGACGAGGCGCGGGTCCTCCAGCAGGCCAAGCGGCTCTCGGTTGCCTTTCTGCACTGGCTGCAGACGGATCTTCCGCGCGACGACGGCAAGGGCAACGGATATCCGGAGCTACGGCTTCGCAAGGACGTCATGGGCACCGAGGATGGATTGTCGAAGGTTCCTTATTTCCGGGAGTCGCGCCGTATCGTGCCGCGGTCCGGCAGGGTTGTCGAGCAGGATATCGTCGCCGAGTACCAGCCAGGTTCCCGTGCGCGCTGGTTCGACGATTCCGTGGGGACGGCCTTCTACATGGTGGACATTCACCCATGCGGCGCCAATGAGAAGGGCCGGATGATGATGCCGAGGCCGTTCCAGGTTCCGATGAGCACGCTCGTTCCGCAGAAGGTGTCGAACCTGCTGGCGGCAGGGAAGAACATTGGAGTTACTCATCTGACGAACGGCGCCTTTCGTCTTCACCCCGTGGAGTGGAACGTGGGTGAGGCGGCGGCGACGGTGGCTAGCCTGGCATTGACGGGCGGGAGGTTTCCCGAACCGCGGATGGTGCAGCGGGAACTGGCTCGGGCAGGCGCGCCGCTCGTGTGGTTCGACGATCTGCACCCAACGCATCCGGCGTTCGCCGCGATTCAAACAGGAGCCATTGAGGGCTGGTATCCGCTGAGCGATGGCGATCTGCACGCCTCGCCGGACGCTCCGGTTTCGCGCCGCGAGGCCGCCCATGCGCTCTCGCGCTACTTCGGCGTCCCGGTGGTGGACCCGGTGCAGCTGGCTGTCGCCCGCGGGTGGATGGCCGTCGACCATCGCAACTGGTTCCACGGCGATCTGCCGTTCTATTGGACGGATATCCGGGAAGAAAAGCTCCCAGCCCCATTGCCGGCGGCGCGCGGCGGGCGGACCGGTCCGGTGAAGCGGGCCGAATTCGCGGAGCGTCTGGCGGCGACGCGTTAA